The Leptodactylus fuscus isolate aLepFus1 chromosome 1, aLepFus1.hap2, whole genome shotgun sequence nucleotide sequence ATCAGAATTgaggtaaaatgcccaattaatcACAATTATGATTTTTATGATTTAAGCCATAATCACCCAGCCCTAATACACAGTCATGTCTGTAGAGCTATTAGAATATAGCAGGTCAATATATTAGGCAttaaaaacacagctagcacactaaCAAACCACACATGCGTGTCCATAAAGCCTAAGGCTAGGACTACATGGCAATACTTGAAGGTGTAGTCACGGTGCGACTCCATTCTCTAACATGAATGAAGGAGTTGTAAAGCAACCGCACAATCTTTGGTCGCTTGGCGGAAGTTGTGGTCAAAATCGCCACGCAGCCCTAGACTTTCTTTTATCCACATGtttgttaaaaattctgcagcagaaaCTAACCTGTGGTGGTGATGTAAAATGGTGCATTGAAGGGTGAAATTACATATTTACAAGTGCATCTAGCCTCAATGAGGAGTTTCCCACTAAAGATATGTGTGCACTATCTTCATGATATTCTGTCAGGTCTGTGGGagtcaggctctgttcacaccactcTTTGGGCATGTCGGCTAAATAAACACCTCTGGTGCATTCCTGGATATCCTATAGCTTTCCATTATAATTCTCATCAGAAGACTAGCGAGAGATGTAATAAGTGTCAGGCAAAGGCGCTCCCATCCCAGCATGCTGGACTCCGCCCACATTCTGTGAGGCACAGAACAGGGGTTACGTTGCATGAAGGGCCATATCATCATCCTTCTATACCAGTTTTAAGTCCCTAAAAAAGGGTGTGTTGGTGGGGTCACTGGTCTCACCAGATTTCTTTACTCCAGTTTAATGTGTAACTATAGCCTGGAATCCTTACAGACACATGTACTGCCATGGGGATCTGCATGTTCATTCTCCCCTGCTGCCACATAAATCACTGCTGCCTTTCCTCTTTGGGCCAACAGGAGGGGACACTTTCATATGCCGGCCATCTTCCACACTAATTAATTGTATGATTGTTCTTACTTTATTCTAGAAAATGTGGAAACACATCAAGCACCAGTATGAACAAAATGAAGAGTAGGAGAAGAGGGGCTCATGAGGCCCAGGACACCCACCCAGTTCTTTATGGagctctaaaagaaaaaaaacagctgaCAAGGTTTACTTTGTGCACTGGACAAGCCTCACCTGCTTTCTGTGACTTCGTGGATACACCACCTTGTTGAAATTGTAGTGTGACACCGTTCATGTGCTGCTATGGATTGAGGAAACAAGCACAGTCAGCATAAAATTCTCCACCTACTGGTTGTGTATCCTGTTCTCAGCAATGTGTTGTAATAAACAGTTCTGTATATTTAATACTATATAGTTGTATTGTCATGTTTTTTAAGCTGCTGGGACAATAATGAAGTGATTATTTTGTCAGTACAAGATAAAACCTTCAGGAAAAGCTAGTTGGTTCTGTGCGGTTTAAGAGGATATTCACACCTGTCAACTGGAAGCTATACAGATTAAGTTCCAATGTGTTTTATGCTTCAGACCCTCCACCTTTTTTTGTAGACTGTCTTTACGCTTTTTCTATTTTATGTCTTATTAGTGGGGTCTCCAAAACTGGGTACAGCATTCCAGATGTAGGATCCCAATATCGCTCTTCCTACTAATCTAACTATACACCAGGGCATCCTACTTGCTTTCCCTGCTGCCTGTGCACTCATTTTGAAGCTGTGATATCTGCACCCCTAGATCCTTCTGCTGAAATCCTAGCTACCACAGAACTAGCAATAGGCTACTCAGGCAGAGGGTTTCTGCTCCCTCAGTGCAGTATCTTACATTTGGAAATGTTGAACTTCAGTTTGGAGTATTCATCCAGTAAAATTTCATCTTTTTGCAAATTATAAACCGTTCCAGAAGCATCATCCCTAGAACACACTTTTCTATCATCTGCAAACCTTACGTAACAAGTCTTCAACGTCACCTACAAAACATTCAAAAGAATAGGACCGAGAAACTTATACTGAAATATCAAGTAATTCGCCATGCCAAAAGTTAGCAAGAGACTGACTGATAACTAAGGGCTCTCTGATTTCAATTGTAACATGTTTGTAGATACGTTGCTTAAGCTAAAATAGCTGTTGCCTGAAAGCTACAAATATCTTACTAGCTATAGTCCTCAAGTGATTTCAAGAACAAGGTATTGCTAAACCACATATCCATAAAGAAAAGAAGGATCCATACAGTCCAAGTTTTGGACAACTTGAGACACTAATCTATCATGTGACACAGCTTCCTTATCTCCTCTGTTGCTTGGGTCAAATGGATCAAAAAAGAAACTGCAGCAGAAGCATATATGTTTTAGCTTAAGAAAGATAAGCCAGCGTGCTATGTACTATGCTTCTGCGATATGGACCACAGTACAGTCTGAATACTAATGCATGTTAATGCCCTGCCAGACACACAGGCATCAATGTAAAATGAGAGACTACTGTTTTATTCAGTTCCATATCTAAATTCATATGCAGATATTGGGTGTTCAGTACAGACCTAGAAAACTGTAGACTATTGAAAGAGAAAAACATAAGAGCATGACATAAGACTACTAGAAAAGGTGCAAAAACTGAAGGATTTATTGCTCAAAAGGCAATAATCTAGTCACTGAGAAGCAGTTCATTATAAAAATGCAATATTAGGATGGAATCATCCCTTTATTCCTCTTCCGATCTGCCATGAATCTACGGTTGTGATTTGCACGGGCTCCTTTGTTGGCTTCTTTCTTTCTGCGCTCTTGTACTGTTTCCCGACTTTGTCCTTGGCCCCTTGTCGTTCCAGTAACAGCCGTACTGTTATCAGGTCGGATActagaaaaaaagcaaaacacaaCAATATGTTGTATAATCTAATATGTACACATGCATATTCTTATATAAGTATACAAAGATACTCATATGCACAAAAGTATGTATTTATAGTGGGCATAAATGAAAACTGCAAGGAAGTGCTGCCTGGAAAAGCACCGACACTCACACGACTACGAAGTATTGCAGAAGCCTGAAAATGTGAGCAATGGTAAAAATGTCCAGTATGTAAAAAACTTTGGTCACAAAGTAGCTCACCTGTACAAATTTCTCAGTGAGGTGCACGATCCGCTGCCTTCGGGACTCCAAGGCCAAGATAATGTAAATCCCAATTTCAAATGAAAGATGGATCTGCAACACTCCTCTTCATTAATAAAACTTCATCTGTTTAAGGTCTGCAGACCTTAaacagctatgagtaagagaccaagacggtcttgaaacgcgtcagcgatgctatactgacagcggtttttattgcgtcttttttgtattttttgtttttcctatcTTTTGTATGGAGTTTTGTTTTGTCTTATGAAATTAAAGATGAAGTATTATTAATGAAGAGGAGTGTTGCAGATCCATCTTTCATTTGATAATGGTAAAAATGGTCCAAACACACATAAAGGTACTCAGTTATGTTTATTCATATGACAAGCATTTCCTGCCTTCAGACACATTTTCTTACTATATATAAATGGAGGGGGGAGGGTATTAGTCACCATGTCAAGAAAATAGCACAATCTACAAAACTTACCCCTTTCTTGCCAAATAACTTGCTCTTCTTGCCTCAGCCCGTTCCCTCAGTACTGCAGGGTCCTGTACAAAGTGATCAGGCTGTGCAGAACATAGGtagaagaaaaagagaaatacaTTTATATAGTAGAATCATTAAAAGATTAAATCATGTAAcaaaaggatggggggggggtcaaatAATAAGACAACTTTGAATCTTGGATCTCTCAGAAGACTGTGTATATGGAAAATGTCTCATTTTAAAGATTCCACTTTATGAGCTACCAGATATGTTCTGGACATTAGTTATTCCTTTCTATCTGAAAATTCAGGGTCGTCTTCTCCCAATTTAGGACATTTGATCTCAGTGACCCCTTAGAATAATATGTTTACTcatgtggggggtgggggtgtcaCCATCTCAGGCAACAGACCTTGCTGTATGATTCAGACAGCATGGATTGTACCACACAGGCTGtccatgggggaaaaaaaatcatctatCATTAACTGCTTCTAGTTATAGCtagtttaatacattttttttaatgaatatcaCAGTGCAGCCCCCCTGACTGAGTATTTTTGGTCTCCTCGATTATGTAAAGTAAAAAAGCAAAAGTACCTCTTTGTAGTTAAGGCGCCACACACGTGTTATTGCTGTGGGAAcacagtggggggaaaaaacgctgcattttacatacttttttttatttattttttttattaaccccatccacatattgctgaaaaaaaaagaactgctGAAAAGTTGTATTAATCGAAGCATGTTACTTTTAGCTGCAGTATTACTAGCATTTTCCCTATGTGTTGAATAGGGGAATATAAAAGCAGAGAAAAACTTTGCAGCGTTTTTCAACATAAGACTAAAGCTCCAAGTTGCGGATATTTTGTGTATGTTAGAGCTAGAAACAAAAAATAGTAATCCTCATGAATGGCAGGTTGTACTTATAGTCACTTAACAAATCTCTCTTTGAGGAAGAAAATGTCCCATTCACGTGTGAGATATTtaaatttgaatacttttttttgAGACATAAGGAGAAATATTAAAACTAAAGAGTCTCCAAGTAGGTAAAGATAGTAGTGCTAACCAAAGCTACTTCCAGATCATTGCACCACATAAGGGTGTAAATAAATCAAGAATTGGGGTATTGATAGTGCTGCAGAGAATAGATAATAATGTTGAACAACAGCAAAGTCTATAAAGGGGTCTATGAGCCAAGACCACTGAAGGGAATTTGCCTATGAATAAATCAGTAGTCTCCTGAAGGCCAACTACACTACAGCTTGATAATAAACTCCTATATATTTCATAAATTCGACCTAAGAGGTATAACATTATATAACACTCTGTGGCTTGTCTGCAGTATAGCCACCTGTGCTATAGGTACACAATTGGAGGCACACATATTCGTTTGTCCTTTGGCTAGTCATAGTACATATATGGCAGGTCTGCTTGGCTCATATGGCCTAAAACGCACAAGTCTGTGTGGATAACCACCGTACATAAGACAATTGTTTGATCAGCCATCAACCTACTTGAATGGCCACCTTTAGAAATTTGCAACACAGTTTATTGTGAGTATATATGAGGAGAATAAGACAAATTTTGAAACTCTTGTTTCGGCAACTATTACGTTGTATTGTATGTATGTTAAGATTGATTAGTAATACCCTAACAGTTTCCTCTTCGGTTTCTTCCTCTTCATTCTCCTCTTCTCCGTCTTCTTGCTCTCGTGACCTTAGCACTCGAGGGACAGTAAAGGGCCTAAGGTgtaatatatgcaaaaaaaaatatcaacatGATGCtgtaggctacatagagtagctcaATGTGCATAACCATACAATCTTAAGAAATATACAGAAAAGAAAGAGGtggtaaatatataaaaaaaaacaacaacaacaacaaaaaaacaatactgaCCTGCGGCTAATGAGTTCATCATCAGAGTCTGCATCATTTGCACCAACCTGGTTCCCGTCATATGTATCATCATACTCATCATCATAGTCGGCATCCACAGTGTGTTCTTCAGAAACCATGCTATAATTCGCATAACGCTCCTTCTGTGCGAGTATTACACTCTTATCTGCTAGTACCTGTGCTGAAGATTCTGGTTTCCTGCACATGGGCAAAGGCATTGTTAGTGCTCGTCTCAACAGTGCAAAAATGGCTaactcaaaataaaataaaaactatgtATAGTAACTGGGTTTTTCCATTTCAGAGTTTCATAGTCTGTGTTGCCTCTTGCTTTCAGTGTCAAGTTGGTGGGAAGGCTTAGTCTATGTGATATATGGGTCAGGCAAGCAGCATAACCAATAGCACTGGACTAGTCCTTATCAGAAGACTCCATCAGCAGACAGAGTAAAGAGAAACAAGGATTGATGTCAACAGCCTGGCCAGAGATGCCCCCAAAGGTAATAGTCTTCccacacaggtaatgttatttACTAGAGATATTACCTGTTTGGAGGGGGGGGCACTATTTACAGAAATAGTGTCCCACACATCACCTGtgtatgtatggggggggggggggagaggtgtcaTTAAGTGTAACAGTTCACCGTCTCCACTCACACACATGGGTAAACTGAGTAAACACtagtggggggcactattactgtaatagtgtcctaatagtGCCCTCCCACGGGTAATAGGAACAGTATGTGGTGGTGGGGGACTATAATTACAATTACATTATATCTTCTATTCTGCTCCCTGGTCCCAGTGGCACCATAGCAAAGGTCCCaggagcagaatagaagatgtacgcatcctgtgtacaagaataggTCCTGGGAGTTGCATTAGTAACCAGGTAAGTGGAAAGTGATCTGCTGGTCTAGTTTACACCAGCCGATCACTCTCAAAAATGGCTCCTGTGGACACTTACCAGGTGTAGGCTGATGCTTGTATGTTGCATGTATTGCCACTTATTACAGCATAGTTGTCTGCTGCAAATACAATTTGGGGGCTATTTCGTACAAGGCATGTCAAAAGTAGAAATTTTTGGTGCACATAAAATTGTGACTTTTCCACACTCCACTTTTCTTAAAGAGGGCCATGGATACACTCCCCATTAAATTTACAAACAGTGGTTTAATGGATAAAATCTACACCAACCACTAGCTAATGCAGACTTCAATTTCTTGTGCACTGACCATCTGTGATGCAACAATATTATTATGGGAGGCCGATAAGGCTGTTCATGAACACCAGCATACTATATGCCAGTATGGCCCATGTTGTTCAGTGCTTTTCAATATGGGCCCTATGGTACCGGTGTATGTTCTAGTCTGAAATCAAGGCAAAAAGTTGTAACCGTTTAGGAAAGATATGTATTTAACAAATGGAGCAAGATAGATTAAGCAATGTATTGGGAAAACACTTCAGTAAGCTTAAGCTACACGTTCAAACATGATTctgaagatgggaataccctttttagTCCAATTCCCTAAAGTAAACAATTCAGAACTCCTTTCTACAAGAGGAGACAACAAAAGAATCTACATAATTATAATGATATCTACCTTCTACCTTTCCAGATCCTTGAAGTGTCTACAACATCTCGACTGAAGACATCAAATTCATCATCTGCAAAAACATTTGACCTCGAGGCCACAAGTGGAAAGGGATTCACCTGTTCCTGTCTATATAGTAAAGAACACAGTCAACTGACGTTGGTAGATACATTTAGCAAGTGCGAGTAGTTGTATCCCAATTAAACACAGTACCTTGGCATGGAACAATCTAACTCCTGCAGGCTTGGCGATAAATTTTCCTCCAGCAAATGATTGATGACACTTTCAGGACTGTGTCCATATTCTTCAAGACATTTTAAAATAAATCCCTCACCCAGATCAGGAAGCAAATCTTTCACCTGTGACACTAAAGAATCTAGCTCAACACCGCTAGGAAACGGAGCAGCTGTAGCACCTGCACACTGAGTGAAAATAATGTATTAATTCATTGAAGATAATGGAGAGCATGTATTTATTTAAGAACAAAAAAAGGAAAGTGAAGTAGGGCTGGGCAAgataccaaaaaaaagaaaaaaaaaaaaatagaaaaaaacaaacatcaagCAGAATAACCAACATGATTTGTTCACATCTGTTATTTTGGTTAGTTGATTTTTGCGGGGTTCCACCTGCAGTTTTGTTtggaaactgctattatactcttcagacccaAACTTTTAATAAGCGGAGGCCCAAGGGTGgggagcataaaaaaaaaaaaaaaaaaaaaaaaaaaagactgacctctcctgggcttcgacTTCTGTCTGTCTTGGGTCTTCTGACTGATATCAGGGAGCACTGAGACTATGACTGATGCATAAACGTAAGCGACACAATGATGCATGGCCCACGTGACAGACAGAAAACcggaagacagcagggagtcgcgTCGCGGCCTAAAAGAGGTGAGTGACACTGTTTTACTGGGGTTTTTTAAGTTTGATcacctcccttgggtctccacttattgtctagggtctgaagataccccagagtataaaagcaGGTTTGGTTCAGCCAtgttgatttaggtcataatcaccCAGCCCTACTGTAGAGAGAGGCAGGCAATATAGAAGTAAGCATGCTCACTTTAGGTTCTTCTGGGTAATAAGAGTTCTGTTCACTGCTTGCACATGCCCCTTGCACATGCTCCATACTTCTGTCAGGAGTAGTCTGAGCTGGTGGCACAAAATGTGGCCTGGATCTTTGAGTTTCTGTCCATGCACTCTGGACACCATTTAACAAATACCTAGTGCGAGTTTCATCACTGGTAAAGAGTTAAGGGCAACTTGCAAAGAAAGAACAGTTATACATTTCTACTGCTGTCAAAGTGCATAAAGGATACAGAGAAGGAGATACTTGTTGTAGTAGGTGGATGTCATCTGTCACTGGAAACAGCTCATCATAGTCACACAAAAACCTACATTAGATAAAAAATATTAATTCAAGAGATAAATTTAAGGCAACAAATGTAAACAATTCACTGTAAAAATACCAAACTATAAAGCAActgtaaaaatataattaaaaaaaataatttttgtactCACTGTAAAATTATTTTCTTGTATTCACTgggagacacagcaccatgggtatagacctggccactaggagatgCCAGTACATGTTGGCTCAGTCTCTAGGATATACCCTCTCCACAGACACTGTGCTAACCAGTTTTAACCTAGTGTCTGTAGGAGGCAGACACTACCTGACTCAGGTATTTCTGTCTTACAttgtttttttgagttttttttttctcttttaggtGCAGGGGGCTTTGTGCCATTCCTAGTATTAGTCTCCTAGTGACCAGTTATATGCCCATAGTGCTGCGTCCCACAatgaaataagcaaaaaaaaataaggatCAAACCTTTTGCAAGGCAAAAGTAGAATAGTTGCTCTCAGCAACCAATCAAGTTCACAACATTCATTTATGATAGTTTCTTTGGAAAATGAAAGCAGGAACCGATTTGTTGCCAATGGCAGCTACTTCACCTTTCCTTTATACCTGTATTAATAAATAGCCCTCAAAATCTTATTccacacagactccattgtgGCCTAAACTCTGCAATGGCTCATTCTTAACATTCCTTTTGCAAGAAGCCTAACCTAATGTCTTTTCAGATAATGACCCGATCTGGCCACAATGGCGCAGTTCATATGCCAGTCCTCCATACTGTCTGCATTATACACAATGTAGACCATGTGGAGGACTAACACATGACACACTTGCTAGTCCTTTCTGGGGACCACTGGAAGATGCTCCAGGTCAGGCTGCAAGCATAAAATAACTGTTTTAAACAAGTCATTTTAGGAGGATTCATTTTTTTTAGTAAACCTGCAATAACCAGACAGGCTAGTGGctatggctattaaatggggttttCTGGTTAAACAATGGTCTCCTGCAGCCTGAAATGTAATGTGGGCACTAGTCACATATGTCTACTCCTTCATTCCACTGTTTTCACTACCACTCATGTGACCATTCAGATCCATTTTTCACTGTGAAGGCAAATGGAAGGACCTATTCTATATGTCGCATGGAGGCCCTTTACAACCTATGACATATCAATCAAGCGGGTGTTTTTAGCAGAAGTTGTGCTGGAAATGATGACGGAGCCACATGACACACAGGAAAATTAGCAGGAAGGCGCATCTGATTACTGAAGTGGGCATCTCCATGTCTATAGTGCCCACATTATATTTTAGGCTGTAATATAGTTTTCATCCACACATTGGCAGAGGCCACATAGGAGTttttcttgcagatgttgctgcattTTTAAACCAAATCCAAGAGTGGCTTCAGTAGGAATGGGAAAATCTGCTAAGTCCACTCCTGAATTTAGAGCAAAAACAGCaaagttagcaaaaaaaaaaaatgccatgtcACCTCAGCCCTAGTTTATAGTACTTTTACAGTTACTAAAGGTTCATAGAGCATGGTTAcaccatacatttttttttatttgtttacttCTAAAACTGGAAATAGAAAGTATCCTTACCTCCTCTCTGGAAGTAAACTAGTTAATATTTGTAAAAATTCTTCCACATAGGGTTGAATATTTTCAGTCCtaaacattaaaaaaagataaagaaaaaaattaaaaaaaaaaaacaaaaaaaaaaacaggagaaagaaagaagaaaaaaaaaaaggaggagacAACAGTGTTACAGATACCTGTGCTCCAAAATGGGCTGCAGACATGTATTGCTGATAATGATGTGAGAGATTTCTAATAACTTTTTTCGGGAGTGGGACAATCTTCTCCAGAGATCAAGCTGGATGCTAGcaacacaaaataaaatacacagtTATAGAGGTTTTGCCAGGACTATGATACTAGTGGCCTATCCTCAATATCAGGggaggtgggggtccgacacttgGCACACCTAATGATCAGCTACTTTAAGAGACTGCAGTGTTCTTCACATCATACttagcacagcaccatacactgtattgcagctcaatcctattgacttaaatgggactgagttgaAAAATGGTGAGGTCACTAAACAAGGCTGAGTGTCAAACCCCCAATGACCTAATATTGATGATACATCCTTAGGTTATCATATTTCTGAAAAAATACCTTTAAAAATACTATTGTATTGGTCAAACTGGTTCATCTTCAATATGTATCTAGGTGCTCTAAGAGCTATATTTAGATACAAGTTAATGCTTACAGAATCACCTTATGATCATGTGATATGTAATTATTTAGATGGTATGTTAATGTAATTCACAAGGCCAAAATAACGTGACCATTTGTAAGTCAGGTCAAATCCTAACCTGCATTCCAAAAGATATTTCCTGGGTGTGCATTATTCCACCCGACAATTAGATCAGGGTATAATTATTATGCAGTATTTATAATGTCAGAGACACATTATGAAACAAGCAACTTCagtgtatttttattttcaattgaGACAATCTATTATTCTCAAGGATATGATCCTGTTACAACAGTTTTTTTTCACTGCAAATATTTCCTTATGCAAAGGGAAAACCACTCATGAAATATTCTTCTTCCTGAACTCAGGCATTGTTTTGCAGCATTTAAATAGGTTATAGCTGCTGGCGAATGACATTGCTGGATCTTAAGGTTCCTGTGAGCCTACCA carries:
- the ASCC2 gene encoding activating signal cointegrator 1 complex subunit 2: MPRLPLDELQVTLKDPETGRTRTLPALHPRRVTARHFIVYAPPPESASPAVLEEFLERVEFILKDLKWLLSLPHDLFWCQVIYDESLQKCLDSFLSFATRRYDRHIPFPPAVQHIHDELHRHVFLTFLRMATHKESKDHQITPSVFGEILYNNFLFDIPKLLDICVLFGKGNSAILQKMIGNIFQQQPSYYQDLDDSVPTLLQVFSSIMKVCGVQQKDCKEPLKLEELKLTTPLDMPEQELQDAVVYLCDTTSTIWAFLEIFPEASGTLQKHSFLSSISSFYELCCPELESAIMKRKFQDKSIQLDLWRRLSHSRKKLLEISHIIISNTCLQPILEHRTENIQPYVEEFLQILTSLLPERRFLCDYDELFPVTDDIHLLQQVSPSLDETRTRYLLNGVQSAWTETQRSRPHFVPPAQTTPDRSMEHVQGACASSEQNSYYPEEPKCAGATAAPFPSGVELDSLVSQVKDLLPDLGEGFILKCLEEYGHSPESVINHLLEENLSPSLQELDCSMPRQEQVNPFPLVASRSNVFADDEFDVFSRDVVDTSRIWKGRRKPESSAQVLADKSVILAQKERYANYSMVSEEHTVDADYDDEYDDTYDGNQVGANDADSDDELISRRPFTVPRVLRSREQEDGEEENEEEETEEETVRPDHFVQDPAVLRERAEARRASYLARKGIRPDNSTAVTGTTRGQGQSRETVQERRKKEANKGARANHNRRFMADRKRNKGMIPS